From the genome of Flavobacteriales bacterium:
CCTAATCAATGTAAAAAATGTCAAGTTATTAATAAAAGCACTGGTGAAGTACTCAACACTTTTGAAGGTTGTGGAGGCGATAATACCCGACTAGAAGAACAAGCTAAAGAAGCGGCTTACGATTTAAGTCGTAATGGTAGCCTCTGCGACTTAGAAGTTGTTTGTGAATCGTGGAAAAAAGAAAAAGAAGAGGAAGCCGAACAATCCATAAACAGACACCGTAAAAACTAAGCCTCCTCTTTTCTGATAATATTTCTTAACCAAACCAAAAACAATAACGAAACCAGCAGCATTGCTCCCATAATGTACCAAGTAAACTCATACCCAAAATGAGCAATGAGTTGCATACCAGTATTGTGTGCAAAAATATGTGCAATAGAAAAACTCATGGTAAACAATGCCATATAATCGCCCTGGTTGTTAAACTTTGCAGCTCTACCCATTGCAAACGAGTTTAAAAATGGGAAATTCAACATTTCTCCGTAAGACATCAATATCATCCCTACCGATAAAATCCCCACCCATCCAGTCATGTTTAATACAAAGAAACTTAACGAAAACAACATGGTACTTCCTGCCAATATTCGGTAACGCGAAAATCGTTCGTTTTCAAAAAAGCTCACCAAAGGCATTTCAAACACAAAAATTAAAATTCCGTTTAACGACATTAGCCATCCTATTTCTTTCTCACTCAAGTGATGCACATCGTTGTAATACAAAGGTATGGTTGAAAAATACTGTAAAAAAGTAAACCCAATGAGCAACAACGCTCCTAAAAAAACCAAATAAGCTTTATCCTTATATGGAGAACCTTTTACGCCAACTTCTTCTTCCTTTATCTTGTTAGCTGCATTACGCTCGCTCAATACATACACAAAAAGCAATCCTGCCAAAATACAAGTAATACCATCTATCCAAAACAAACCGTTGTAACCCATTCCAAAAATGATAAAACCACCAACGGCTGGTCCCATTGAAAAACCTAAGTTTATTGCCAAACGAATTAAAGTAACTGCTCTGGTACGATTTTCAGGTTTTGCGTATGCTGCTACAGCAACAAATAAAGCTGGACGAAAGGTATCTGCAACCAACATCAAAAAGAATATTGCGGCACAAATCCCCTCAAATGAAGTAATGTATTGCAGTCCAACAAACATAAAGCCCGACAGAAACAAACTCCAAAACATTACCTTATAAAAGCCAAATTTGTTGGAGAGCTTCCCTCCTAGCCATGCGCCACAAACCGAACCCAAACCAAAAGCAGTCATTACCCAACCAACATGACTCAAGGTAAACTTTAAGTTTTCGGTTAAGTACAACGACATAAACGGTATAACCATAGTACCCGCACGATTAATTAAAGTAATTAACGACAGCCACCAAACTTGTACCGACAAGCCTTTGAACGAGTTTTGATATGAATTAATCAGTTTTAAAACCATTGTAAAATAAAAAACCCAGCATTTGCTGGGTAATAAGGTATAATTTATGTTTTATAAAATTATAATAGATTACCCGAAGCTATTCCCATATAGCATCTTTTAGTCATATTACAATCTTGTGTTTTCATAAGTGGAAGCAAAGCTACGAATTAACCCCTTAAAAAATAATCTGTCGATAATAAAAATATTTTTTTTCACTACTTGGTGAATCACCACTTAGTGAAATTTTTATTTGTGTGCTAATTTAGCCCTACATTTATAACACAACTTGGAATTGAATTAACAAACACAATCAGTCATCCATCCTAATAATATTAACAAATACGAAAAAACTAAATAAATTAATTTACGTATTGATAAAATGGCACTAACTTTGGTTCGAAATTCAAATGAAACAACTACTACTTTTTTGCACCTTACTAACAATACTAGCTTGTAACAACGAGCCTAGTACTGAATTTTTTGATGCGAAAAATAATGTTTTAAAAGAAAAAAGTGCTACAACTGTTAATACCACAGAAGAAGACACCATAGTTTACGCCGAAAATGTTAGTCCAGATGGTAGTTGGGAGGTGCTTATCAATAGCGAAGAAGGTTTTTTTATTGGATACATCATAAACTATAAAGATGGCTCTAAAAGTATCTCTAAAAAAGTAAATCAAGAAATTGAAATTATAGGTGGAATGGATCATCCTGGTCCAAAATGGTTGGATGTAAAAACATATCAAATTCCAAATATTGGAGGTACTGCTAAAGGGCATTATGAATTACGAATTTATAAAGATGGTTCATGTAAGTACATTGAGCATACAGCAAACGAAGAAGAACTTATTGATACAGAAACAGCAATCAGCCAGTCTCCTCCTGAAGTAAACAAAGAACCTATTATAGAAAACACGTATAGTCAAAACGAAAATTTTATTGTTTTCCGTCAAGACATCAAAAGTTTCGGAGATAAAAATATTGGTTGTAGCGAAAGCGAAACAAGTTTATCCATGGTTATACAAAATGTGAAAGATTCATTTGAATTCAGAAACGAAGGATTAAGCGCTGTTAAAATGAACTATAGTTATTCTGGAGGCTTGAAAGACTTTACAGGAGAAAAACCATTTAAAGGTTTTATAAAAGGCAAATTACAAGACGATAACACCTGGAAAATTGAAATTGATGTTTGGATAGCAACATTCAGTTATGTAGAAAACGAAAAGGGAAAAAGACAGATTAAAACATCGGGTATTTTTAAACCTTAAGTGTTATTTATGAAAAATCTAGTTGTATTTTTATCTATCCTACTATTTACTTCTTGTAAAGTGGTTGAAAAACCTATAGAGCAACCTAGATTAAAAGACCCAAAATCACCATACACTTCATGTGTTTTAATCGAAAAAGAATTTGTAAACAAAGGCGGAAAAGTAACTGAATACAAAGAACTTTATCTACAATGTTCTATTCAAGATTATTTCATAAAAATTTGTGAAAGCAAGGTTACTTTAGAAGATTTGAAACCATACATAAATTCGGGAATAAAAGTTAAAATGGAAATTAAAGACGGCATGTGGGATCATTGTAACGACGACCCTGCTTATGCTCAAAGCAGAATGGGTACTTATATAATTATTACTGAAATTGTTAAGTAACCTTATTTTCTTCTAACAGCATAAATAAGTTCGTCGACATATTCTCCATTTTTAAAAATGGTTTTTTCGAACTTACCTTCTAACTTAAAACCCGCTTTTTCTAAAACACGTTGAGAACCAATATTGGTTCCAAAAGGTCGAGCAAAAATTCTATTGATATCAAGTTCATTAAAGCCCTTTATAGCAATTTGTTCAATTGCTTTGGTAACAATTCCTTTACCCCAATATGATTCAGCTAACCAGTAACCCAACTCTGCATTTTTTATATGAATATCGGATTGAGGATGCAAACCAATACCTCCAACAGCTTCACCATTAATATCAATTGCTAAAATTAAAGGAGCATTCATTCCTGTTACTTTTTCAATAAATGCTTCACCGTCAGCTTTGGTATAGGGGTGCGGAAATAAATTAGTTAGGTTTTTAGCAATGTTATAGTTGTTAGCGTGTTTTACTAAACTCGACAAATCCTCTTTACTCCATTTTCTTAAAGTAAAATCCATCTTACATTAATTTTTTACCAACTTAAACACTATACTACCGATTTCATTGGTAAATTTTATTAAATAAATTCCTTGAGGAATATTGTTGGTATTAATTTGAACCAATTGCTGATTAACTTGCTGACTTATAATGGCATTGCCTAACAAATCAAAAACATCAATTGAAGCGTTTTGAATAGAATTAGTTTCTAAATTGATAAAAACATGCTCTTTTGTTGGATTAGGATATATACTTATGTTAGTGATTTTTTCAATTTCATCAACAGAAATAATAGGTTGTTTTCCTTCAAAAAATGCTACTCCTCCAGCCTGATTTCCAATAATCATATCCTTAAACAAATCGTTATTGATATTTGATATAAAAATGGAAGAATTTGTTCCTTCATTAATTTTTAAGAAGTTGGTATCTAGCCTGCTAAAAGTCCCTGACAAATTCCCATCAATGTTCCCAAATTTAAAAATATTACCACTCGCTGAGCCAGCAAACATGGTATAAGAACCTGCAACATCAATTACACAAGGCACACTATTTCCTTTAAAAAAGGTAGGATGTAAGGTAGATACTCTACCCAACGAATCGGTTATTTTTGTAAAACTTGGAACAGTTAATGTTCCTGAGTTTTGATAATATGAAAAATAACCATTTTCCTTACCTATTACCATATCCAATTTACCATCTCGGTTTAAATCAATCAACTGAGGCGTAGCAAAATTCCCTACATCAATCGATTGATATTTTGGTTGTGACAACACAAAATTTGCAGTATTTCCAGCTCCAGCAGTATTTATAAAATAATGTAAGTTACCAAAATAATCACCTATAATCATGTCTTTATCACCATCATTGTCTAAATCACCAAATGTTGGATAAATTCCTAGTACAGGTTTATTTGATACTAAATCAAGATTCAACGTCGAAATCCCTGCTAAATCTTCTTCGATTAGTTTAAATGCTGGGCTTGTAGCAGTTCCAATATTTTTATAAACCGATAAGAACGATGTATAAAGTGACGGCAAAGATTTATCATATTTACCATAATTTCCAACTACCATATCAAGCAAACCATCACCATCATAATCAAAAAAAACAGGATGAGCTCCTTCTCCCAATTCAATCATATCTGCTTGCAAAAAATTGTTTTTTTGGAAAACAAAATCAGGCAGACTGTTAGTTCCATTATTTAAATACAACCAAAAACTCTTGGTATTTTCACAACCAGAGTAACAATTATTCGTTACCAACAAATCCCTTACATTATCATTATTTACATCCAAATAATAACCCGCAGGGAATATATCCATATCAACAGCTATGGTAGATGAATTATTTGATGGGAAATTTTGGTCTTCGAAGCTCATGTAAGAAGCTGTAAAATTAGGTGTGATATCAGCATTATAAAGCGCCGTTAAATTGTTAAAAGACACATCGCCAAGAATAAGTTCTTTTGAATTATTGTTGTCTAAATCAAGCGTTAACAATGTAGAACCACTATGTTTTTTTGCTGCATAACTTTCTTGTTCAAGCAAGTTGTTCATCAATGCTAATCGCTGTGGATTAGAAATATTAAAATTACACGTATCATTAAGTGTTACACTATTGTTTGATAAGTTTTCGGCAAAGAAGCCCCAACATTTATTCGATAATTCAAAAACTAAACTATCAGCTGTTCCAAATTTTTCTTTCGATAAATTTTTATGATACTCCACATAAGTACCCAAAATACTAAAGGTTAAAATATCCAAATCACCATCACCATCAATATCATCAATAGCAGGAATATCGGTTGAACTGATGTATAAATTAATTGGATTGTTAGTAGGGTCATCTGGTAAATAATCAGAATAAATCAAATTAGTAACCAACTGAAAACTCAACGATGTTGTTGAAGTATTTTTATAAACTGCTGCGCCGCCAGTTGAGTATGTAAAAATATCCATCTTACCATCAAAATTATAATCACGAAACAATACCCAATCGTGTAGTTTAGGCAAACTGTCTTTATATTGTGGCGCAAACGTGTAAGCTATTGTAGATGCTACTCCTTGATTGATAAATGTTGATATTTTATTACCAGCTCTATCGAATGTCAATAAATCATTTTTACCATCTAAATTCAAGTCTATTTCAGAAACCTGAACATGATTAAAACCTCCAACCCAAGGATGGGTGTATTGATTGTTAACTTGGTCGTAAACTTGAACACTAGTATTTCGTTCAAAATAATCTTGAGCCATTAAAGGATTTACGAATAATGACACTAAAAAAACGGTGCAAATAATTTTATGAAACATACTAGAAGCCCTTTATATTAGCCCAAAGATACTGAATTTATTGGCTTAGCAGTAATTATAAAAGTAATTATACTTTATATTGATAAATATCTTTTGAAATTCTATATTTGCAGGCTTATAAAATTAAGAAATAATATATATCAGATAAAATGCAAAACAAAGGATTATTAACCACATTTACAGTATTATTTGCTATTGCAGCATTGTATTCATTATCGTTAACATTTGTTGCAAATAGTGTTGAAAGCGACGCTAAAGAATACTCAAACGGAAATTCAGATTTAGAATTTGCTTATTTAGACTCGATGTCATCAGAGGAAGTGTATCCAGTAATTGGTTATA
Proteins encoded in this window:
- a CDS encoding T9SS type A sorting domain-containing protein, which codes for MSLFVNPLMAQDYFERNTSVQVYDQVNNQYTHPWVGGFNHVQVSEIDLNLDGKNDLLTFDRAGNKISTFINQGVASTIAYTFAPQYKDSLPKLHDWVLFRDYNFDGKMDIFTYSTGGAAVYKNTSTTSLSFQLVTNLIYSDYLPDDPTNNPINLYISSTDIPAIDDIDGDGDLDILTFSILGTYVEYHKNLSKEKFGTADSLVFELSNKCWGFFAENLSNNSVTLNDTCNFNISNPQRLALMNNLLEQESYAAKKHSGSTLLTLDLDNNNSKELILGDVSFNNLTALYNADITPNFTASYMSFEDQNFPSNNSSTIAVDMDIFPAGYYLDVNNDNVRDLLVTNNCYSGCENTKSFWLYLNNGTNSLPDFVFQKNNFLQADMIELGEGAHPVFFDYDGDGLLDMVVGNYGKYDKSLPSLYTSFLSVYKNIGTATSPAFKLIEEDLAGISTLNLDLVSNKPVLGIYPTFGDLDNDGDKDMIIGDYFGNLHYFINTAGAGNTANFVLSQPKYQSIDVGNFATPQLIDLNRDGKLDMVIGKENGYFSYYQNSGTLTVPSFTKITDSLGRVSTLHPTFFKGNSVPCVIDVAGSYTMFAGSASGNIFKFGNIDGNLSGTFSRLDTNFLKINEGTNSSIFISNINNDLFKDMIIGNQAGGVAFFEGKQPIISVDEIEKITNISIYPNPTKEHVFINLETNSIQNASIDVFDLLGNAIISQQVNQQLVQINTNNIPQGIYLIKFTNEIGSIVFKLVKN
- a CDS encoding MFS transporter, with product MVLKLINSYQNSFKGLSVQVWWLSLITLINRAGTMVIPFMSLYLTENLKFTLSHVGWVMTAFGLGSVCGAWLGGKLSNKFGFYKVMFWSLFLSGFMFVGLQYITSFEGICAAIFFLMLVADTFRPALFVAVAAYAKPENRTRAVTLIRLAINLGFSMGPAVGGFIIFGMGYNGLFWIDGITCILAGLLFVYVLSERNAANKIKEEEVGVKGSPYKDKAYLVFLGALLLIGFTFLQYFSTIPLYYNDVHHLSEKEIGWLMSLNGILIFVFEMPLVSFFENERFSRYRILAGSTMLFSLSFFVLNMTGWVGILSVGMILMSYGEMLNFPFLNSFAMGRAAKFNNQGDYMALFTMSFSIAHIFAHNTGMQLIAHFGYEFTWYIMGAMLLVSLLFLVWLRNIIRKEEA
- a CDS encoding GNAT family N-acetyltransferase translates to MDFTLRKWSKEDLSSLVKHANNYNIAKNLTNLFPHPYTKADGEAFIEKVTGMNAPLILAIDINGEAVGGIGLHPQSDIHIKNAELGYWLAESYWGKGIVTKAIEQIAIKGFNELDINRIFARPFGTNIGSQRVLEKAGFKLEGKFEKTIFKNGEYVDELIYAVRRK